A region from the Benincasa hispida cultivar B227 chromosome 12, ASM972705v1, whole genome shotgun sequence genome encodes:
- the LOC120068407 gene encoding trihelix transcription factor ASR3, with protein MALQQLSLGPTPVDGVTNGVDVRPMSTDGGDDGSKTPRLPRWTRQEILVLIQGKKVAETRVRGGRAASLAFGSGQVEPKWASVSSYCKRHGVNRGPVQCRKRWSNLAGDFKKIKEWESQIREDTESFWVMRNDLRRERKLPGFFDREVYDILDSGSGPSPSPALALALTPVPLPAPPPALNSDDGKPDAEPEHVFDSSKTAAADDGLFSDFEQDETSRSPLKEVAGKEVPPPTADGAIPAPTPLSEKLYQPAGQDCPDQGTTNEKEAAANPEIGSTSSQEGRKRKRVALDGDEETILQDELIGILEKNGKLLTAQLEAQNMNFQLDREQRKHHADGLVAVLNKLADALGRIADKL; from the exons atggcTTTGCAGCAGCTTAGCCTTGGCCCAACTCCTGTTGACGGCGTCACTAATGGCGTTGACGTCCGGCCGATGTCAACTGACGGCGGAGACGACGGCAGCAAAACCCCCAGGCTTCCCCGTTGGACCCGCCAGGAGATCCTCGTCCTCATACAGGGGAAGAAGGTTGCTGAGACGAGGGTTCGCGGCGGCCGGGCTGCTAGTCTCGCCTTTGGTTCCGGTCAGGTCGAGCCAAAGTGGGCCTCTGTTTCTTCCTACTGCAAGAGGCATGGAGTCAATCGTGGTCCGGTTCAGTGTCGGAAGAGATGGAGTAATTTGGCTGGTGATTTCAAGAAGATCAAGGAGTGGGAATCCCAAATTAGGGAAGATACTGAATCCTTTTGGGTTATGAGAAACGATTTGAGACGCGAGAGGAAATTGCCAGGGTTTTTCGATAGAGAGGTTTATGATATTTTGGATTCCGGTTCAGGTCCTTCGCCGTCCCCTGCTTTGGCTCTCGCTCTTACTCCTGTTCCTCTTCCTGCCCCACCCCCCGCTCTCAATTCCGATGACGGAAAACCCGACGCCGAGCCGGAACACGTCTTCGACAGTTCTAAAACTGCCGCCGCTGATGATGGTTTGTTTTCCGATTTCGAACAGGATGAAACTAGCCGGAGCCCCTTGAAGGAAGTCGCCGGGAAGGAGGTTCCACCACCGACGGCCGATGGGGCAATTCCTGCTCCGACGCCTTTATCAG AGAAGCTGTACCAACCTGCTGGTCAAGATTGTCCAGACCAAG GCAcaacaaatgaaaaagaagcAGCAGCAAATCCCGAGATAGGATCGACGTCGTCACAAGAGGGACGTAAACGAAAGCGTGTTGCATTAGATGGGGATGAGGAAACCATCCTGCAGGATGAATTGATTGGAATCCTTGAAAAGAATGGGAAACTGTTGACTGCCCAACTCGAAGCTCAAAACATGAACTTCCAGCTGGACCGAGAACAGCGAAAGCACCACGCAGATGGCTTAGTCGCGGTCCTTAACAAACTCGCAGACGCTCTAGGCAGGATCGCGGATAAGCTGTAG